Proteins from a genomic interval of Deinococcus radiopugnans ATCC 19172:
- the msrB gene encoding peptide-methionine (R)-S-oxide reductase MsrB has product MTETTKSPQYSKPSDAELRERLTPEQYRVTQHEGTERAFTGEYWDYDGDGIYVDVVSGEPLFSSADKYDAGCGWPSFTRPIQNSTLTENTDYKISYARTEVRSSGADSHLGHVFPDGPQDQGGLRYCINSASLRFVPAERLEAEGYGEYRQLFS; this is encoded by the coding sequence ATGACTGAAACCACGAAGTCCCCCCAGTACAGTAAGCCCAGCGACGCCGAACTGCGCGAGCGGCTGACGCCCGAGCAGTACCGTGTGACCCAGCACGAGGGCACCGAGCGGGCCTTCACGGGCGAGTACTGGGACTATGACGGCGACGGCATCTACGTGGACGTGGTATCCGGCGAGCCGCTGTTCTCCAGCGCCGACAAGTACGACGCGGGCTGCGGCTGGCCCAGCTTTACCCGCCCGATCCAGAACAGCACGCTGACCGAGAACACCGACTACAAGATCAGCTATGCCCGCACCGAGGTGCGCAGCAGCGGCGCGGATTCCCACCTGGGCCACGTCTTCCCCGACGGCCCGCAGGATCAGGGTGGCCTGCGCTACTGCATCAACTCGGCGTCGCTGCGCTTCGTCCCGGCAGAACGGCTGGAGGCCGAGGGCTACGGCGAGTACCGCCAGCTGTTCAGCTGA
- a CDS encoding RNA polymerase sigma factor yields MSQPSLPPDAPDVALIQAMAGGQEDALRELHDRYARLLYALGHRMLHQNDDVESCVQDAFMNAWKHAGRFDASRASVKTWLVSIAHHRFLQELRDRPQTSLEIEEWDAPTAAADPTDRLLAEQAVQGLETDQRKLIELAYYRGYTHSELAVLLGLPVGTVKSRLRSALGRMKALLGPSGTL; encoded by the coding sequence ATGAGCCAACCTTCCCTTCCCCCCGATGCTCCGGACGTGGCGCTGATCCAGGCCATGGCGGGTGGGCAGGAAGACGCCCTGCGCGAGTTGCATGATCGCTACGCCCGCCTGCTGTATGCCCTGGGCCACCGCATGTTGCACCAGAACGACGATGTGGAAAGCTGTGTTCAGGACGCCTTTATGAACGCCTGGAAACACGCCGGACGCTTCGACGCCTCGCGGGCCAGCGTCAAGACCTGGCTGGTCAGCATCGCGCACCACCGTTTCTTGCAGGAACTGCGGGACCGTCCGCAGACGTCGCTGGAGATCGAGGAGTGGGACGCGCCCACCGCCGCCGCCGATCCCACCGACCGGTTGCTGGCCGAGCAAGCCGTGCAGGGGCTGGAGACGGACCAGCGCAAACTGATCGAACTGGCGTACTACCGCGGCTACACCCACAGCGAACTGGCGGTCCTGTTGGGCCTGCCGGTGGGCACCGTCAAATCACGCTTACGTTCGGCCCTGGGGCGCATGAAAGCCCTGCTCGGCCCCTCCGGCACCCTCTGA
- a CDS encoding ATP-binding protein, whose protein sequence is MTGTSEARIGMVLGTEDVTPTVFWFAVSAGASVQLDDLVVVETLKPDGRPVRFYGLVDNVRKRHEGVTFESDVEDVVAGILPASVSYAARVLVTRVDPENFIPPQPGDTVRHARGDDLNMALSADKMGQASFPGGLLADGQPLPLNFRFVNGESGGHINISGISGVATKTSYALFLLHSIFRSGVMDRVAQESGGRMAGSSGGRAIIFNVKGEDLLFLDKPNSKVVRKEAEAGANKGFARDRYALLGLPMTPFRDTQFLAPPRAGATGSAIVPHTDQRSEGVTPFVFTLREFCANRLLQYVFSDAGSSLNLGFVIGNIEEKLFRLAGAQTGSGTGLKVDDWQVELSETPPEDLEFGELGGVNLRTFDQLISYIEFKLLEDRDGEGDPKWVLKQAPGTLRAFTRRLRGVQKHLTPLIRGDLSEAEAARYRPNLLSGAQLSVVDIHNLSGPAQMFVVGVLLRQVFDHKEKYGRQDTVFVVLDELNKYAPRDDGSPIKDILLEIAERGRSLGIILIGAQQTASEVERRIVSNAAIRVVGRLDLAEAERPEYRFLPQSFRARAGILQPGTMLVSQPDVPNPVLVNYPFPAWATRGDEVDDLGGRDVVEVGDDWLR, encoded by the coding sequence ATGACCGGCACCTCCGAGGCCCGCATCGGCATGGTGCTGGGCACCGAGGACGTGACGCCCACCGTCTTCTGGTTCGCCGTGAGCGCGGGCGCGAGCGTGCAGCTTGATGATCTGGTGGTGGTGGAAACCCTCAAGCCCGATGGCCGCCCGGTGCGCTTCTACGGGCTGGTGGACAACGTCCGCAAGCGGCACGAGGGCGTCACCTTCGAGTCCGACGTGGAGGACGTGGTGGCCGGCATCCTGCCCGCCAGCGTCAGCTACGCCGCGCGGGTGCTGGTCACGCGGGTGGATCCCGAGAACTTCATTCCGCCGCAGCCGGGCGACACCGTGCGGCACGCGCGCGGCGACGACCTGAACATGGCCCTCAGCGCCGACAAGATGGGGCAGGCCAGCTTCCCCGGCGGCCTGCTGGCCGACGGTCAGCCGCTGCCGCTGAACTTCCGCTTCGTCAACGGCGAGAGCGGCGGCCACATCAACATCTCGGGCATCTCGGGGGTGGCGACGAAAACCAGTTACGCGCTGTTTTTGCTGCACAGCATCTTCCGCAGCGGCGTGATGGACCGGGTGGCCCAGGAGAGCGGCGGGCGCATGGCCGGCAGCTCTGGCGGGCGCGCCATCATCTTCAACGTCAAGGGCGAGGACCTGCTGTTCCTGGACAAACCCAACAGCAAGGTGGTCAGGAAGGAGGCCGAGGCCGGGGCCAACAAGGGCTTCGCCCGTGACCGCTACGCCCTGCTGGGCCTGCCGATGACCCCCTTCCGCGACACCCAGTTCCTGGCCCCGCCCCGCGCCGGGGCAACAGGCAGCGCCATCGTCCCCCATACCGATCAGCGCTCGGAGGGCGTGACCCCCTTCGTCTTCACCCTGCGCGAGTTCTGCGCCAACCGGCTGCTTCAGTACGTCTTCTCGGACGCGGGCAGCAGCCTGAACCTGGGCTTCGTGATCGGGAACATCGAGGAAAAGCTGTTCCGCCTGGCCGGGGCGCAGACGGGTTCCGGCACCGGCCTCAAGGTGGACGACTGGCAGGTGGAGCTGAGCGAGACGCCGCCCGAGGATCTGGAATTTGGCGAGCTGGGCGGCGTCAACCTGCGGACCTTCGATCAGCTGATCTCGTACATCGAGTTCAAGCTCTTAGAAGACCGCGACGGCGAGGGCGATCCCAAATGGGTCTTAAAGCAGGCCCCCGGCACCCTGCGCGCCTTTACCCGGCGGCTGCGCGGCGTGCAGAAGCACCTGACGCCTTTAATCCGTGGTGACCTGAGCGAAGCTGAGGCCGCCCGCTACCGCCCCAACCTGCTGAGCGGCGCGCAACTGAGCGTGGTGGACATCCACAATCTGTCCGGCCCGGCGCAGATGTTCGTGGTGGGCGTGCTGCTGCGGCAGGTGTTTGATCACAAGGAAAAGTACGGGCGACAGGACACCGTGTTCGTGGTGCTGGACGAGCTGAACAAGTACGCCCCGCGCGACGACGGCAGCCCGATCAAAGACATCCTGCTGGAAATCGCCGAGCGGGGGCGCAGCCTGGGCATCATTTTAATCGGCGCGCAGCAGACTGCCAGTGAAGTGGAGCGGCGCATCGTCTCCAACGCGGCCATCCGGGTGGTGGGCCGGCTGGATCTGGCGGAAGCCGAGCGCCCCGAGTACCGTTTCCTGCCCCAGAGCTTCCGCGCCCGCGCCGGGATTCTGCAACCCGGCACCATGCTGGTGTCTCAGCCGGACGTGCCCAACCCCGTGCTGGTCAATTACCCCTTCCCAGCGTGGGCCACGCGCGGCGACGAGGTGGACGATCTGGGGGGCCGCGACGTCGTGGAAGTGGGCGACGACTGGCTGCGCTGA
- a CDS encoding four-helix bundle copper-binding protein, with protein sequence MTQPATRQTQPDTAVLRAQLQACVAACKACGDECQGHAEKMDMAHCAVCAESCRRCEQACQKMLDGLAA encoded by the coding sequence ATGACCCAGCCTGCGACCCGCCAGACCCAGCCAGACACGGCCGTGCTCCGCGCCCAGCTGCAGGCGTGTGTGGCCGCCTGCAAAGCCTGCGGCGACGAGTGCCAGGGCCACGCCGAAAAGATGGACATGGCGCACTGCGCGGTGTGCGCCGAGTCGTGCCGCCGCTGTGAACAGGCCTGCCAAAAGATGTTGGACGGTCTCGCGGCCTGA
- a CDS encoding DUF305 domain-containing protein, with amino-acid sequence MHDSMNGSSEPQQPGEPPRGELGGHYGRFAAMILTSTVVMYGLMYLNTSQLEHVYFSQTRVWMALYMGATMAVIMLGYMLGMYRNRRVNVGIVIGSLAVFAGALWLLRSQATVGDVAYMKAMIPHHSIAILTSTRAQIEDPRVRELADGIIETQRREIAEMKALIQDLERR; translated from the coding sequence ATGCACGACTCCATGAACGGTTCGTCTGAACCCCAGCAACCCGGCGAGCCACCGAGGGGCGAGCTGGGCGGCCACTACGGCCGTTTCGCGGCCATGATCCTGACCTCCACCGTGGTGATGTACGGGCTGATGTACCTGAACACCTCTCAGCTCGAACACGTGTACTTCAGCCAGACGCGGGTGTGGATGGCGCTGTACATGGGGGCGACGATGGCGGTGATCATGCTCGGGTACATGCTGGGCATGTACCGCAACCGCCGGGTCAACGTGGGGATTGTGATCGGGAGCCTCGCGGTCTTTGCTGGAGCGCTGTGGTTGCTGCGGTCACAGGCGACGGTGGGGGACGTGGCGTACATGAAGGCGATGATCCCGCACCATTCGATTGCCATCCTGACCAGCACGCGGGCGCAGATCGAAGATCCCCGCGTGCGCGAACTGGCCGACGGCATCATCGAGACCCAGCGCCGCGAGATCGCCGAGATGAAGGCCCTGATTCAGGACCTGGAACGCCGCTAG
- a CDS encoding RluA family pseudouridine synthase, which translates to MNAFPAPSPLHLDATPGRLDAVLAALTGHSRSQVAAWIADGLVQVDHEVAAKASLKLRGGEGLTVQVPPPPEASVEPEQIQLDVLFEDEALIAVNKPPGMITHPAPGVRSGTLVNALLGRMELPQQTDFDGEGGYRPGIVHRLDKDTSGVIVVAKTVEAHARLAAAFKDRETRKSYLAIVAGGWKASGPVRVDAPVGRHPVQRQRMTVGGANARDAQTLFTPLAAHPDGHGRTLALVRAQPRTGRTHQIRVHLAHLGSPILGDTVYGRASEVMARQALHAQFLDLPHPMTGELLHLHAPAPDDLLSAWVALGGTLPDTLETLERS; encoded by the coding sequence GTGAACGCTTTCCCTGCTCCCTCCCCACTGCATCTGGACGCCACGCCAGGGCGGCTGGACGCCGTGCTGGCCGCGCTGACCGGCCACAGCCGTTCTCAGGTGGCCGCCTGGATCGCGGACGGACTGGTGCAGGTGGACCACGAGGTGGCCGCAAAGGCCAGCCTCAAACTGCGGGGCGGCGAGGGCCTGACGGTGCAGGTGCCGCCCCCGCCCGAGGCGTCGGTGGAACCCGAGCAGATCCAGCTGGACGTGCTGTTCGAGGATGAGGCCCTGATTGCCGTGAATAAGCCGCCGGGCATGATCACCCACCCCGCGCCGGGGGTCCGCAGCGGCACGCTGGTCAACGCCCTGCTGGGCCGCATGGAATTGCCCCAGCAGACCGATTTCGACGGCGAGGGCGGCTACCGCCCCGGCATCGTGCACAGGCTGGACAAGGACACCAGCGGTGTAATCGTGGTCGCCAAGACGGTGGAGGCCCACGCCCGGCTGGCGGCTGCCTTCAAGGACCGGGAAACTCGCAAGAGCTATCTGGCGATTGTCGCCGGAGGCTGGAAAGCCAGCGGCCCGGTCCGGGTGGACGCGCCGGTGGGCCGCCATCCGGTGCAGCGGCAGCGCATGACGGTGGGCGGGGCGAACGCGCGGGATGCCCAGACTCTATTTACGCCCCTGGCGGCCCATCCGGACGGGCACGGGCGCACGCTGGCGCTGGTCCGCGCCCAGCCGCGCACGGGCCGCACCCACCAGATCCGGGTGCATCTGGCACATTTGGGCAGCCCGATTCTGGGCGACACCGTGTATGGCCGCGCCAGCGAGGTGATGGCCCGGCAGGCGCTGCACGCTCAGTTTCTAGACCTGCCTCACCCCATGACTGGCGAACTTCTGCACCTGCACGCGCCCGCGCCGGATGACCTGCTGAGCGCCTGGGTGGCGCTGGGCGGCACGCTGCCGGACACCCTGGAAACGCTGGAGCGGAGCTAG
- a CDS encoding ferritin-like domain-containing protein yields the protein MTSAEISGGQTTSRRKFMGYLGLAGAGTALVACNPTPTPKPAEMTEAQKQDLVILNYALTLEYLEADFYNQFTGTGVNADKLSNPQVKEYAKEIAMHENSHVAALKATIIKLGGTPVAKPTFNFGPLIGNKTVNDELFLALAATFEPIGVRAYLGQVARLSTPELIATAGAIHAVEANHVSAVQELRVALKYNNDPERQTSIAPQPGLDTDSNNAKITDASKFNADYSPTPTALWKELTMEQVLEIVDPVIVKTAK from the coding sequence ATGACGAGCGCGGAGATCAGTGGGGGCCAGACAACGTCACGCCGCAAGTTCATGGGCTACCTGGGTCTGGCCGGGGCAGGCACGGCGCTGGTCGCCTGTAACCCGACGCCCACCCCCAAGCCTGCAGAGATGACCGAGGCCCAGAAGCAGGACCTCGTCATCCTGAACTACGCGCTGACCCTGGAATACCTGGAAGCCGACTTCTACAACCAGTTCACGGGGACCGGTGTGAATGCTGACAAGTTGAGCAATCCGCAGGTCAAGGAGTACGCCAAGGAAATCGCGATGCACGAGAACTCCCACGTCGCGGCGTTGAAGGCCACCATTATCAAGCTGGGTGGCACGCCAGTGGCCAAGCCCACCTTCAACTTTGGTCCGCTGATCGGCAACAAGACGGTCAACGACGAACTGTTCCTGGCCCTGGCCGCCACCTTCGAGCCCATCGGCGTGCGCGCGTACCTGGGCCAAGTGGCCCGCCTGAGCACGCCCGAACTGATTGCCACCGCCGGAGCGATCCATGCCGTGGAGGCCAACCATGTGTCCGCTGTGCAGGAACTGCGCGTGGCCCTGAAGTACAACAATGACCCGGAGCGCCAGACCAGCATTGCCCCTCAGCCCGGCCTGGATACCGACAGCAACAATGCCAAGATCACCGACGCGTCCAAGTTTAATGCCGACTATTCCCCGACGCCGACCGCGCTTTGGAAAGAGTTGACGATGGAGCAGGTTCTGGAAATCGTCGACCCGGTCATCGTCAAGACTGCGAAGTAA
- a CDS encoding ABC transporter permease translates to MTVARAAGTRRPVSAFLPALLWPALLLVCLIPGVLSNLFAPLSAGIPPDTGGRPLWQLTLIHLQLVLGAELIVLLLGVPLAVFVTRPGRAALMRLTETVTGLGQTVPTIAILALAVPTLGLGLPPTVLGLVLYGLVPVVSNGIAGLLAVDQGVLDAARGVGMTARQRLMRVELPLSLSVLMAGIRTSTVYNVGTATIGAALGAGGLGSLIINGLSQQNTGLVLIGAVLAGLLALSLDALLELVSPSGR, encoded by the coding sequence ATGACGGTGGCCCGCGCCGCCGGAACGCGCCGCCCCGTCTCGGCATTCCTGCCCGCCCTGCTGTGGCCCGCGCTGCTGCTGGTCTGCCTGATTCCGGGGGTGCTATCGAACCTGTTCGCGCCACTGTCGGCGGGGATTCCGCCGGACACTGGGGGCCGCCCGCTGTGGCAACTCACGCTGATTCACCTGCAACTGGTGCTGGGCGCGGAGCTGATCGTGCTCTTGCTCGGCGTGCCGCTGGCGGTGTTCGTGACCCGTCCGGGCCGCGCCGCTTTAATGCGCCTGACCGAGACGGTCACGGGGCTGGGCCAGACGGTTCCCACCATTGCCATCCTCGCCCTGGCGGTGCCGACGCTGGGGCTGGGGCTGCCGCCGACCGTGTTGGGGCTGGTGCTGTACGGGCTGGTGCCGGTGGTGTCCAACGGCATCGCGGGCCTGCTGGCGGTGGATCAGGGGGTGCTGGACGCGGCGCGCGGCGTGGGCATGACCGCCCGTCAGCGCCTGATGCGGGTGGAACTGCCCCTGAGCCTCTCAGTGCTGATGGCCGGCATCCGCACCAGCACCGTCTACAACGTCGGCACGGCCACCATCGGCGCGGCGCTGGGCGCGGGCGGGCTGGGCAGCCTGATCATCAACGGGCTGTCGCAGCAGAACACCGGACTGGTCTTGATCGGCGCGGTGCTGGCCGGCTTGCTGGCCCTGAGCCTGGACGCGTTGCTGGAACTGGTGTCTCCGAGCGGGAGGTGA
- a CDS encoding ferritin-like domain-containing protein produces the protein MTTPTPNRRSFLKFAGAASAGAVMLGGVNMTALAATSVSTKSKQQDIEILNYALLLEYLEAEFYLNFSEKGALRSKLTNARVKQYADQIYAHEKAHVDFLVKTITDAGEKAIPKPDIDFTPLLTNPDKSPKTINDELFLALAATFEPIGVRAYLGQADKILTAGYLTAAASVLAVEANHASGIQELRRQLGYTKADQQTSIAPQPKGGETVTNTGQFDLNYSPTPTDFWKPLDMKTVSDIVGPLLPKS, from the coding sequence ATGACTACCCCCACCCCCAACCGCCGTTCGTTCCTGAAATTCGCTGGAGCCGCCAGCGCAGGTGCCGTGATGCTCGGCGGCGTGAACATGACCGCTCTGGCTGCCACCAGCGTCTCGACCAAGAGCAAGCAGCAGGACATCGAAATCCTGAACTACGCCCTGCTGCTGGAATACCTGGAAGCGGAGTTTTATCTGAACTTTTCTGAGAAGGGTGCGCTGCGCAGCAAACTGACCAATGCCCGCGTCAAGCAGTACGCCGATCAGATCTACGCACATGAGAAGGCCCACGTTGACTTTCTCGTGAAGACCATTACAGATGCCGGTGAAAAGGCCATTCCCAAGCCCGACATCGATTTCACCCCACTGTTGACTAATCCAGACAAGTCGCCCAAGACCATCAATGACGAGCTGTTCCTGGCCCTGGCCGCCACCTTCGAGCCTATCGGCGTGCGCGCTTACCTGGGCCAAGCCGACAAGATCCTGACCGCTGGGTACCTGACCGCCGCCGCCAGCGTGCTGGCTGTCGAGGCCAACCACGCCAGCGGCATTCAGGAACTGCGCCGTCAGCTGGGCTATACCAAGGCTGATCAACAAACGTCTATTGCCCCGCAGCCCAAGGGCGGCGAAACCGTGACCAATACCGGCCAGTTCGACCTCAACTACTCGCCTACGCCCACCGACTTCTGGAAGCCGCTGGATATGAAAACCGTGTCGGACATCGTCGGACCGCTGCTGCCCAAGAGCTAA
- a CDS encoding anti-sigma factor domain-containing protein, whose product MSIQRDDLIALALGTLSPQEQARVQAALDADPELQAEYRSDMAALHALPEQLPSAQVPEGAADRLMARLRAEREAAPVFPPLTPAQAPETPPAAPSGRRGWSLGLGVLGLAAALALFFALRPPSDPLTRYAGMPGAVSQPLTGADREEIGQVVRLRDGTAFLYLSAAPPENRVYQLWKIQDGAPVSLGVIDGQGTLVQDAPDGLTLAVSVEPPGGSAQPTTTPILVQQL is encoded by the coding sequence ATGTCCATCCAACGAGACGATCTGATCGCCCTGGCGCTGGGCACCCTGTCCCCGCAGGAGCAGGCGCGTGTTCAGGCCGCGCTCGACGCCGACCCCGAGTTGCAGGCCGAGTACCGCAGCGACATGGCGGCCCTGCACGCCCTGCCCGAGCAACTGCCGTCCGCTCAGGTCCCGGAGGGGGCCGCAGACCGGTTGATGGCGCGGTTGCGCGCGGAGCGTGAGGCGGCACCGGTCTTCCCGCCCCTGACCCCTGCCCAGGCGCCAGAAACGCCCCCTGCAGCCCCGTCAGGGCGCAGGGGCTGGAGCCTGGGGCTGGGCGTGCTGGGGCTGGCCGCCGCCCTGGCGCTGTTCTTCGCCCTGCGCCCTCCCAGCGATCCCTTGACCCGCTACGCGGGCATGCCCGGCGCGGTGAGCCAGCCCCTGACCGGCGCGGACAGGGAAGAGATCGGCCAGGTGGTGCGCTTGCGTGACGGCACCGCTTTTCTATATCTGAGCGCCGCGCCGCCAGAGAACCGCGTGTACCAGCTGTGGAAGATCCAGGACGGCGCCCCCGTATCGCTGGGCGTGATCGACGGCCAGGGCACACTGGTGCAGGACGCTCCCGACGGTCTGACCCTGGCCGTCAGCGTGGAGCCACCCGGCGGCAGCGCGCAGCCCACCACCACGCCGATTCTGGTGCAGCAGCTGTAG
- a CDS encoding ABC transporter ATP-binding protein, producing the protein MIELKHLEKKYVNEASGEPFYAVKDLSLTFPDGKITALLGPSGCGKTTTLRMINRLTEPTGGQILLDGQDIMAQRPEDLRRGIGYVIQQIGLFPHLSVLQNVATVPDLLGRPKAQTRERARELLALVGLEPGQFADKHPHELSGGQAQRVGVARALAANPPVLLMDEPFGALDPLARDKLQEAFLDIQRRLQKTIVLVTHDIDEALRLGDRVALLNAGELAQFGTPNDLVRHPESEFVRQFLGEDALLRQLAGLTASQLAQPGDATGLPQISGSLNVRSALSVMLGQRSDALAVLDAEGQVQGVLTWQMLEAAG; encoded by the coding sequence ATGATTGAACTCAAGCACCTGGAAAAGAAGTACGTCAACGAGGCCTCCGGCGAGCCGTTCTACGCGGTCAAAGACCTGAGCCTCACTTTTCCGGACGGCAAGATCACGGCGCTGCTGGGGCCGTCGGGCTGCGGCAAGACCACCACGCTGCGGATGATCAACCGTCTGACCGAGCCGACGGGGGGCCAGATTCTGCTGGACGGGCAGGACATCATGGCCCAGCGCCCGGAAGACCTGCGGCGGGGGATCGGCTACGTGATTCAGCAGATCGGGCTGTTTCCGCACCTGAGCGTGCTGCAAAATGTCGCCACCGTGCCGGATCTGCTGGGCCGCCCGAAGGCGCAGACCCGCGAGCGGGCGCGTGAGCTGCTGGCGCTGGTGGGCCTGGAGCCGGGGCAGTTTGCGGACAAGCACCCGCACGAGCTGTCCGGCGGGCAGGCGCAGCGGGTGGGCGTGGCGCGGGCGCTGGCCGCCAATCCCCCGGTGCTGCTGATGGACGAACCGTTCGGCGCGCTGGACCCGCTGGCCCGCGACAAGTTGCAGGAGGCGTTTTTAGACATCCAGCGCCGCCTGCAAAAAACGATTGTGCTGGTCACCCACGACATCGACGAGGCATTGCGCCTGGGGGATCGGGTGGCCCTGCTGAACGCCGGAGAGCTGGCCCAGTTCGGCACCCCCAATGACTTGGTGCGCCACCCCGAGAGCGAATTCGTGCGGCAATTTCTGGGCGAGGACGCGCTGCTGCGCCAGCTGGCGGGCCTGACCGCCTCTCAACTGGCCCAGCCGGGCGACGCCACGGGCTTGCCGCAGATCAGCGGCTCGCTGAATGTCCGCAGCGCCCTGAGCGTGATGCTGGGCCAGCGGTCCGACGCCCTGGCGGTGCTGGACGCGGAAGGGCAGGTGCAGGGCGTCCTGACGTGGCAGATGTTGGAGGCAGCCGGATGA
- a CDS encoding DNA double-strand break repair nuclease NurA — MRIRLDPWPVDTHDGQLTLKPFAGLVFNAETEAWSAIAPREIPARLSKVLVVDGKPRMEARLLLDDENGGLSLAGFGAFVAGAVDLCPHGSRQAELLEVAAQRVLAYSNEGGATVEMTRLSPRNPHTGRLEYTPHVFSGSQLEGAKSKVQRLMLDAEAELSHRLASALPLDEHDPNALPDTLVLQDGPVRIGGAGRAVLGYVKTLHTDYLGADRIGLLGTLKPGERTPVLRFRVGDQGGGQDSEGREQRFTWYVRLCDPPFYQHPLAGVMRLEMHAPEDSDFVPRGVLDIANLSGRLLCRLASAPHKDARAPQNLIPTAALEQAMGRAMGSAELVTRRIRSHLARELGKEAVA; from the coding sequence ATGCGGATTCGTCTCGACCCCTGGCCGGTGGACACCCACGACGGCCAACTGACCCTCAAGCCCTTCGCGGGGCTTGTTTTCAATGCCGAAACGGAGGCGTGGTCCGCCATCGCTCCCCGTGAGATTCCGGCCCGGCTCTCCAAGGTGCTGGTGGTGGACGGCAAACCACGCATGGAGGCCCGGCTGCTGCTGGACGACGAGAACGGTGGCCTGAGCCTGGCCGGCTTCGGGGCCTTCGTGGCGGGCGCGGTGGACCTGTGTCCGCACGGCTCGCGGCAGGCCGAGCTGCTGGAAGTGGCCGCCCAGCGCGTGCTGGCCTACAGCAACGAGGGCGGCGCGACCGTGGAAATGACCCGCCTCAGCCCGCGCAACCCGCACACCGGACGACTGGAGTACACGCCGCATGTCTTTTCAGGCAGCCAGTTGGAGGGCGCGAAAAGCAAGGTGCAGCGCCTGATGCTGGACGCCGAGGCCGAACTGAGCCACCGCCTCGCCTCCGCCCTGCCACTGGACGAACATGACCCGAACGCCCTGCCCGACACGCTGGTCTTGCAGGACGGCCCGGTGCGGATCGGCGGGGCGGGGCGCGCGGTGCTGGGCTACGTCAAGACCCTGCACACCGACTACCTGGGTGCGGACCGGATCGGCCTGCTGGGCACGCTGAAGCCGGGGGAACGCACCCCCGTCCTGCGCTTCCGGGTGGGCGATCAGGGCGGCGGGCAGGACTCGGAGGGCCGCGAGCAGCGCTTCACGTGGTACGTCCGCCTGTGCGATCCGCCCTTTTACCAGCATCCGCTGGCCGGCGTGATGCGCCTGGAAATGCACGCGCCGGAGGACAGCGATTTCGTGCCGCGTGGCGTGCTGGACATCGCCAACCTGTCGGGGCGGCTGCTGTGCAGGCTGGCGAGCGCGCCGCACAAGGACGCCCGCGCCCCGCAGAACCTGATTCCCACCGCCGCGCTGGAGCAGGCGATGGGCCGCGCGATGGGCAGCGCCGAACTGGTCACGCGCCGCATCCGCTCGCATCTGGCGCGCGAATTAGGCAAAGAGGCGGTGGCATGA
- a CDS encoding Sec-independent protein translocase subunit TatA/TatB, with amino-acid sequence MPNIGPAELIVILLVALVVFGPRKLPELGKSLGHGLREFRKSTQGLKAELDGVNIVATPVVEQPVTVAQTAAPVAAAAVTPPRNAEA; translated from the coding sequence ATGCCCAACATCGGCCCCGCAGAACTGATTGTGATTCTACTGGTTGCCCTGGTGGTCTTCGGCCCCCGCAAACTGCCTGAACTGGGCAAGAGCCTGGGCCACGGCCTGCGCGAATTCCGCAAGAGCACCCAGGGCCTCAAGGCCGAACTGGACGGCGTGAACATCGTCGCCACCCCGGTGGTCGAGCAGCCGGTCACGGTGGCCCAGACCGCCGCCCCGGTGGCCGCTGCCGCCGTCACGCCGCCCCGCAACGCCGAGGCCTGA